TTTTAGTTAACATAAACTTTATAACAAAACATTAAACTTTCAAAAATAAATAAACAATTACAAAAATACCTATACAAGAAAAATAATAAATTTGAACTACCCTTAGAAACAAGGAGAGTATTATGATTAAATATACAAATTATTTGATATTTTGTAGTCTATTACTACTTTGCTGTTGCAAAGAAATAACAAAATCTACAAGACCCTCAAAAGATCTAACTAAAAAAAAGCCAGAAACTACAACAACACAAAAAACAGCTGAAGAAACATTAAGAAAAAATTTAACTGAAGAAGAGCAAGTAAACTTAGATTTCTTAAAAGAAAGTTTAAACAATAAAGAAAAGTTTAATAAGTTTTTATTATTTGCTCAACCTAAGATTAAAGAAGCTTTGGCTCACATAAAGACTCAACTTGAACGTTGCAAAAACAATAACGATGGTAAAGAAGGATTTAAAAATGCGGTACAAGCCTACTTTACTACAATGGATGACAATGAACTAGCTAATTTTAAAGATAGTGTGACGAGTACTTGTTAACGAAAGTTAAAAAATATTCAAAAAAACCTATTACATTGAAAAATATTGTAAAATGTCAAAAACATAATTCACATAATTTCATTTATTAAATTAGCAATTTAAAAAAAGTAAATAAAACTTTATGACAAACTAACAATTTTTATAAAATCAACAATCATATTATACAAATAATTATGAAATAGGAGAATAAAGATAAAATTAAAAGCAAATCTTTTTTAAAAATCCCTATACAAACCAAAATAACTAATAGTATACTTAAAAACAAGGAGAATATTATATGTATAAATATTTAAAACACATACTAATTTATAGTCTAATACTAGTCTATTCTTGTACAGATAAACTAAAAGTACACGAAAGAATAAGTTTAACACCAGCTAAACAAATACCACAAACGGAAGAAACTAAGAACTTTAATACCATTATTCATGGATTTAACAAATATATAGAACTAGCAAGAGAAGCAATCATAAAACATAAAAGCGGTAAAGAAAGAATACAAGATTTTGACGCAGTAAAAACGGACGTAGAGAAATATGCTAAATTTATTTCTTGGATTGAAAAGAATCTCGAGAAAAAGAAAGAACTAGATGAAGCTTGGACTGAAGCTTATAACTTGTTAGAACAAAGAAGAGCAGAAAATGCACCTGAAAAAACTTTAAAGGAATATATAAGCGATGCCCTTGATTGTGCCCCAAATTATACATGTCAAGATATAAAGAAATATGGAACTCAATACAACCAG
This window of the Borrelia hispanica CRI genome carries:
- a CDS encoding Mlp family lipoprotein, whose amino-acid sequence is MYKYLKHILIYSLILVYSCTDKLKVHERISLTPAKQIPQTEETKNFNTIIHGFNKYIELAREAIIKHKSGKERIQDFDAVKTDVEKYAKFISWIEKNLEKKKELDEAWTEAYNLLEQRRAENAPEKTLKEYISDALDCAPNYTCQDIKKYGTQYNQIGIFFEKTFRDIFINYSDPEEIFIQFKTLDISEIKDNF
- a CDS encoding Mlp family lipoprotein — encoded protein: MIKYTNYLIFCSLLLLCCCKEITKSTRPSKDLTKKKPETTTTQKTAEETLRKNLTEEEQVNLDFLKESLNNKEKFNKFLLFAQPKIKEALAHIKTQLERCKNNNDGKEGFKNAVQAYFTTMDDNELANFKDSVTSTC